Proteins found in one Lagopus muta isolate bLagMut1 chromosome 18, bLagMut1 primary, whole genome shotgun sequence genomic segment:
- the PPP1R27 gene encoding protein phosphatase 1 regulatory subunit 27, with the protein MKDYFPVSMHRYSRYRQRLRASRTVHFPNDVVFQDHIRQGDLEQVGRFIRARKVTLDTIYPSGMAALHQAVLTGNLDCVKLLVKYGADIHQRDENGWTPLHMACSDGHADIARYLLSLGASLEATTDDGEKPSDLIDPEYKDLVELFQAATMD; encoded by the exons ATGAAGGACTATTTCCCAGTCTCAATGCACCGGTACAGTCGGTATCGCCAGAGACTGAGAGCTTCACGTACGGTGCACTTCCCCAACGACGTCGTCTTTCAGGACCACATCAGGCAGGGGGACCTGGAGCAAGTGGGCAGGTTCATACGTGCCAGGAAAGTGACTCTGGACACCATCTACCCCTCCG GCATGGCCGCCCTGCACCAAGCGGTGCTCACAGGGAACCTGGATTGCGTCAAGCTCCTGGTGAAGTACGGCGCCGACATCCACCAGAGGGACGAGAACGGCTGGACGCCCCTGCACATGGCCTGCAGCGACGGCCACGCCGATATCGCCAG GTACCTCTTGTCGCTGGGGGCCAGCCTGGAGGCAACCACGGACGACGGGGAGAAGCCGTCGGACCTCATCGACCCTGAATACAAGGACCTGGTGGAGCTTTTCCAGGCCGCCACGATGGACTGA
- the MCRIP1 gene encoding mapk-regulated corepressor-interacting protein 1 — protein sequence MASSPVSRVVYNGKRSGGPRSPGAGSEIFTPAHEENVRFIYEAWQCVERDLRSQMGSERGLVEEYVEKMPNPSLKAFKPVDLSDLKRRNTQDAKKS from the exons ATGGCCAG CTCCCCCGTGTCTCGCGTCGTTTACAACGGCAAGCGGAGCGGCGGCCCGCGCTCCCCCGGCGCCGGCAGCGAGATCTTCACGCCGGCCCACGAGGAGAACGTGCGCTTCATCTACGAGG CCTGGCAGTGCGTTGAGCGCGACCTGCGCAGCCAGATGGGCTCCGAGCGCGGCCTGGTCGAGGAGTACGTGGAGAAGATGCCGAACCCCAGCCTGAAAG CGTTTAAACCCGTCGATCTGAGCGACCTGAAGCGGAGGAACACACAAGACGCAAAGAAGTCGTAA
- the GCGR gene encoding glucagon receptor — protein sequence MSQPPLLTLLLLLLCCQGPSAQITNFLFESWKAYSEECHRNMSRMPAPTELVCNRTFDKFSCWPDALPNTTVNVSCPWFLPWYQKVKHRYVFKTCGPDGEWVTGPKGQSLRNATQCQIDAEDLEAQEKIAKTYGSFKVMYTVGYSVSLCALLLALAVLLGFSKLHCMRNYIHMNLFASFIVKGVSVLVIDALLKTHYSDKIDDYNVRIWLSDEAAAGCRAATVFMQYGIMANYCWLLVEGIYLHNLLVVAVFSERSYFTLYLCIGWGAPVLFLIPWVVVKFLYENIQCWSTNHNMGFWWILRFPVFLAILINFFIFIRIIQILVSKLRAHQMRYTDYKFRLAKSTLTLIPLLGIHEVVFAFITDEHAQGTLRYVKLFFDLFLGSFQGMLVAILYCFINKEVQAELLKRWQRWKLGKDLAEEYKHTYSHAPSARNGAGGCEKHQLVGSCANGMGRGTAVRSGSHYLESSGAAEQLDMGERHHCYEFPETTAESHF from the exons ATGTCCCAGCCACCTCTCCTcactctcctgctgctgctgctctgctgccag GGCCCTTCTGCCCAGATCACAAATTTCCTCTTCGAAAGCTGGAAGGCTTACAGCGAGGAGTGCCACCGCAACATGAGCCGGATGCCCGCACCTACAG AGCTGGTTTGTAACCGAACCTTTGACAAGTTCTCCTGTTGGCCCGACGCACTGCCCAACACCACTGTCAACGTCTCCTGCCCCTGGTTCCTGCCCTGGTACCAGAAAG TGAAGCACAGATATGTCTTCAAGACATGCGGGCCGGATGGGGAATGGGTGACAGGCCCCAAGGGGCAGTCCCTGCGGAATGCCACACAGTGCCAGATCGATGCCGAGGACCTGGAGGCGCAG GAAAAAATAGCCAAGACCTATGGCAGCTTCAAAGTGATGTACACTGTGGGCTACTCAGTGTCCCTGTGCGCGCTGCTGCTTGCCCTGGCCGTGCTGCTGGGCTTCAG CAAGCTGCACTGCATGAGGAACTACATCCACATGAACCTCTTCGCCTCCTTCATCGTGAAGGGCGTCTCTGTGCTGGTCATCGATGCCCTGCTGAAGACTCACTACAGCGACAAGATCGATGACTACAATGTGCGCATCTGGCTGAGTGATGAG GCTGCCGCTGGCTGCCGGGCGGCCACGGTCTTCATGCAGTATGGCATCATGGCCAACtactgctggctgctggtggAGGGCATCTACCTGCACAACCTGCTGGTGGTGGCTGTTTTCTCTGAGAGGAGCTACTTCACCCTCTACCTGTGCATCGGCTGGG GGGCACCTGTGCTATTTCTCATCCCATGGGTCGTTGTGAAGTTTCTCTATGAAAACATCCA GTGCTGGAGCACCAACCACAACATGGGTTTCTGGTGGATCCTCCGCTTTCCCGTGTTCCTGGCCATCCTG ATCAACTTCTTCATCTTCATCCGCATCATCCAGATCCTCGTCTCCAAGCTCCGCGCACACCAGATGCGTTACACCGACTACAAATTCAG GCTGGCCAAGTCCACACTGACGCTGATCCCGTTGCTGGGCATCCACGAGGTCGTCTTTGCTTTCATCACGGATGAGCACGCCCAGGGCACGCTGCGCTACGTCAAGCTCTTCTTCGACCTCTTCCTCGGCTCCTTCCAG GGGATGCTGGTGGCCATTCTCTACTGCTTCATCAATAAGGAG GTGCAGGCGGAGCTGCTGAAGCGGTGGCAGCGCTGGAAGCTGGGGAAGGACCTGGCGGAGGAGTACAAGCACACCTACAGCCACGCACCCAGTGCACGCAACGGCGCTGGAGGCTGTGAGAAGCACCAGCTggtgggcagctgtgccaacgGGATGGGCCGCGGCACGGCCGTGCGCTCCGGCTCCCACTACCTCGAGAGCAGCGGTGCTGCCGAGCAGCTCGACATGGGGGAGCGGCACCACTGCTACGAGTTCCCTGAGACCACAGCCGAGAGCCACTTCTGA
- the LOC125702360 gene encoding translation initiation factor IF-2-like encodes MCMRPRQHRARRYPKAEPFPGAPSRTESETEAGTRALRLGLSPVGSRPFPESYRRSPSSWPRDVVSVGAVQALPSLPPYLPPSPLSVPVGVGLAAAPGRISVLAKTGTETGALGRSGENFCQSRGGGGGGDSGGRDSRGGRDRGREASSRRPAPPAGTGGRRGRGRCPLPVFRPAQAKAPGSCERPRVSPPVVSVLPPPLRSVPVLSSPVPPGAAARTADRSPAPCGWDAEGCDRARLCRVSSAPGAADPLAPGAAPRLRLRGGSIPAPASGDWLRSARRGPISVTSRTELQPADTGPWHGSARNPALPRARPGRGSPTRRWEMPTGQGRPRSVRC; translated from the exons ATGTGCATG CGGCCACGGCAGCATCGAGCACGGAGATACCCGAAGGCCGAACCCTTCCCGGGGGCACCGAGCCGGACGGAGAGCGAGACCGAAGCCGGAACCAGGGCCCTCCGCCTCGGGCTCAGCCCCGTCGGGTCTCGGCCGTTCCCGGAGTCGTACCGCCGCTCTCCGAGCTCATGGCCACGCGATGTGGTGTCCGTCGGTGCTGTGCAGGCgctcccctctctccctccctacctccctccctccccgctGTCCGTACCTGTCGGGGTTGGGCTGGCGGCGGCTCCCGGGCGCATCTCGGTGCTGGCGAAAACCGGGACCGAGACCGGCGCGCTCGGCCGCTCCGGCGAAAACTTTTGCCAgagccgcggcggcggcggcggtggcgaCTCGGGGGGGAGGGACAGTCGCGGGGGGAGGGATCGTGGGAGAGAAGCCTCTTCTCGCCGCCCCGCTCCTCCCGCTGGCACGGGGGGGCGGAGGGGGCGCGGCCGGTGCCCCCTCCCGGTGTTTCGACCGGCACAAGCGAAAGCTCCCGGGAGCTGCGAGCGACCGCGCGTGTCACCGCCTGTGGTCTCGGTGCTGCCTCCTCCGCTCCGTTCCGTCCCGGTGCTGAGCAGCCCAGTGCCGCCCGGCGCGGCGGCGAGGACAGCCGATAGATCACCGGCCCCGTGCGGGTGGGATGCGGAGGGATGCGACCGAGCGCGGCTTTGTCGGGTCAGCTCCGCTCCTGGCGCTGCGGATCCTCTCGCCCCCGGCGCTGCGCCCCGGCTCCGTCTGCGCGGTGGTTCCATCCCAGCCCCGGCGTCGGGAG ACTGGCTCCGTTCCGCCCGCCGCGGCCCAATTAGCGTCACGTCCAGGAcggagctgcagccagcagacaCGGGCCCTTGGCACGGCTCTGCCCGGAACCCCGCGCTGCCCCGAGCACGGCCCGGCCGCGGCTCCCCCACCCGGCGCTGGGAGATGCCCACGGGGCAGGGACGGCCCCGTTCCGTGCGGTGCTGA
- the SLC25A10 gene encoding mitochondrial dicarboxylate carrier — MAEQRVSRWYFGGIASCGAACCTHPLDLLKVHLQTQQEVKMRMMGMALRVVRTDGVLALYNGLSASLCRQMTYSLTRFAIYETARDHLGRGSQGPPPFYQKVLLGAVGGFTGGFVGTPADMVNVRMQNDVKQPAHLRRNYSHALDGMYRVLREEGLKKLFSGATMASSRGALVTVGQLSCYDQAKQLVLTTGLLSDNIFTHFLASFIAGGCATFLCQPLDVLKTRLMNSQGEYRGVVHCAMETAKLGPLAFYKGFVPAAIRLIPHTVLTFVFLEQLRKYFGIKVVT; from the exons ATGGCGGAGCAGCGCGTGTCGCGGTGGTACTTCGGCGGGATCGCGTCGTGCGGCGCCGCGTGCTGCACCCACCCGCTCGACCTGCTCAAG GTCCACCTGCAGACACAGCAGGAGGTGAAGATGCGGATGATGGGGATGGCGCTGCGCGTGGTTCGCACCGACGGCGTCCTGGCGCTGTACAACGGGCTGAGCGCATCGCTGTGCCGCCAG ATGACGTACTCTCTGACCCGCTTCGCCATCTATGAGACTGCGAGAGACCACTTGGGCCGTGGCAGCCAGGGGCCTCCCCCCTTCTATCAGAAAGTGCTGCTGGGAGCGGTGGGAG GCTTCACTGGCGGCTTTGTGGGGACCCCAGCGGACATGGTGAACGTCAG gATGCAGAATGATGTCAAGCAGCCAGCCCACCTGCGGCGGAA CTATTCCCATGCCCTGGATGGCATGTACCGCGTCCTGCGGGAAG AGGGCTTGAAGAAGCTGTTCTCGGGAGCAACGATGGCATCCAGCCGAGGGGCCCTGGTCACTGTGGGGCAG ctttcctgttaTGACCAAGCCAAGCAGCTTGTCCTCACCACCGGGCTGCTGTCGGACAACATCTTCACACACTTCCTGGCCAGTTTCATCGCT GGTGGATGTGCCACATTCCTGTGCCAGCCCCTGGATGTGCTGAAGACGCGCCTCATGAACTCCCAGGGCGAGTATCGG GGTGTTGTGCACTGTGCCATGGAGACTGCCAAGCTCGGCCCGCTCGCCTTCTACAAG GGCTTCGTTCCCGCTGCCATTCGCCTCATTCCTCACACCGTCCTTACCTTTGTCTTCCTGGAACAGCTGCGAAAATACTTTGGGATCAAAGTGGTCACCTGA
- the MRPL12 gene encoding 39S ribosomal protein L12, mitochondrial: MLPAARLALPPRLARRPPLSWRWGAARPLGTSRARRRSEALAGEALAGAPLDTAAKEYSPKVRQLVRDIAGLTLLEVADLNALLKETLKIPDVGVMPAGAAAHLPAQAAPQEEEEAVPMKKEKTHFSVRLTELKATDKVKLIKEVKNFVPGINLVQAKKLVESLPQEIKANVSKEEAEKIKTALEAAGGTVVLE, encoded by the exons ATGCTGCCCGCCGCCCGCCTGGCGCTGCCGCCGCGCCtggcccgccgcccgccgctctCCTGGCGCTGGGGTGCGGCGCGGCCGCTGGGCACGAGCCGTGCTCGGAGGCGCTCGGAAGCGCTGGCCGGGGAGGCGCTGGCCGGGGCGCCGCTGGACACGGCCGCTAAGGAGTACTCGCCCAAGGTGCGGCAGCTGGTGCGGGACATCGCGGGGCTGACGCTGCTGGAAGTCGCCGACCTCAACGCGCTCCTCAAG GAGACGCTGAAGATCCCGGATGTGGGGGTGATGCCCGCGGGCGCCGCCGCCCACCTGCCCGCACAAGCGGCCCCGCAG gaggaggaggaggccgTCCCCATGAAGAAGGAGAAGACGCACTTCTCCGTGCGGCTGACGGAGCTGAAGGCCACCGACAAGGTGAAGCTCATCAAGGAGGTGAAGAACTTCGTGCCCGGCATAAACCTCGTGCAG GCAAAGAAGCTGGTGGAGTCCCTTCCGCAGGAGATCAAGGCTAACGTGTCCAAGGAGGAAGCGGAGAAGATCAAAACAGcgctggaggcagcaggagggacTGTGGTTCTGGAGTAG
- the HGS gene encoding hepatocyte growth factor-regulated tyrosine kinase substrate isoform X1 has product MGRGGGTFERLLDKATSQLLLETDWESILQICDMIRQGDTQAKYAVNAIKKKVNDKNPHVALYALEVMESVVKNCGQTVHDEVANKQTMEELKEILKRQVETSVRSKILNLIQAWAHAFRNEPKYKVVQDTYQIMKVEGHVFPEFKESDAMFAAERAPDWVDAEECHRCRVQFGVVTRKHHCRACGQIFCGKCSSKYSTIPKFGIEKEVRVCEPCYEHLNKKAEGKAAAASELPPEYLTSPLSQQSQLPPKRDETALQEEEELQLAIALSQSEAEEKERMRQKTSYSMYPKAEPTPVTSSAPPVGTLYSPPVNSSAPLAEDIDPELARYLNRNYWEKKQEEVRKSPTPSAPLSLTEPVAQPGEAHPAPLSVVEQQYQNGESEENHEQFLKALQNAVTTFVNRMKSNHMRGRSITNDSAVLSLFQSINNMHPQLLELLNQLDERRMYYESLQDKLAQIRDARGALNALREEHREKVRRAAEEAERQRQIQLAQKLEIMRQKKQEYLEMQRQLAIQRLQEQEKERQMRLEQQKQTIQMRAQMPAFSLPYAQLQAMPAASGVIYQPSGPSSFPGTFSPAGSVEGSPMHSVYMNQAAQGGTGPYTAMPVTGTDPNVVNAYMYQPGAGSGQAAQQGQAVPTTTPAYSSYQPAATQGYQNAASQSQSIPAISQAPQAGAVSYMGSQSVSMGYQPYGMQGLMSALPGQEAALSSLPAQQSYLPGQQPLYQQMAPAGGPPQQQQPQPTPAPVQQAQGSGEAQLISFD; this is encoded by the exons ATGGGGCGCGGCGGCGGCACCTTCGAGCGGCTTCTGG ATAAAGCCACGagccagctcctgctggagACGGACTGGGAATCCATCCTGCAGATCTGCGACATGATCCGCCAGGGAGACACGCA AGCAAAATACGCAGTCAACGCTATCAAGAAGAAGGTCAATGACAAGAATCCCCACGTGGCACTCTACGCACTGGAG GTTATGGAGTCTGTGGTTAAAAACTGTGGTCAAACAGTTCATGATGAGGTAGCCAACAAACAAACTATGGAGGAACTGAAAGAAATACTCAAG AGGCAAGTGGAAACAAGTGTCCGCAGTAAGATTCTGAACCTTATCCAGGCCTGGGCTCACGCCTTCCGCAATGAGCCCAAGTACAAGGTGGTGCAGGACACCTATCAGATAATGAAGGTTGAAG GTCACGTGTTTCCAGAGTTCAAGGAAAGCGATGCCATGTTTGCTGCAGAAAGG GCTCCAGACTGGGTGGATGCTGAGGAGTGTCACAGGTGTCGAGTGCAGTTTGGTGTGGTGACACGAAAG CATCACTGCAGGGCCTGCGGGCAGATCTTCTGTGGCAAATGTTCTTCCAAGTATTCCACCATCCCCAAATTCGGGATTGAGAAGGAAGTGAGAGTCTGTGAGCCCTGTTATGAGCATCTCAACAA gaaagctgagggtaaagctgctgctgcctctgaaCTGCCCCCTGAGTACCTGACCAGCCCCCTCTCTCAGCAGTCCCAG CTGCCCCCAAAGCGTGATGAGACAGCTCTGCAAGAAGAAGAAGAGCTCCAGCTAGCCATTGCCTTGTCTCAGTCGGAGGctgaggagaaggagaggatG AGGCAGAAGACAAGTTACTCCATGTACCCGAAGGCTGAGCCCACACCGGTCACGTCGTCAGCTCCTCCAGTGGGCACGCTCTATTCTCCACCTGTG AATTCTTCTGCTCCCCTGGCTGAAGACATTGACCCTGAG CTGGCTCGGTACCTGAACCGCAACTACTGGGAGAAGAAACAAGAGGAAGTTCGCAAGAGCCCCACCCCATCAGCACCTCTGTCTCTCACAGAGCCAGTTGCTCAGCCTGGGGAAGCCCACCCTGCCCCGCTCAGTGTTGTTGAG cagcagtaCCAGAACGGTGAGTCAGAGGAGAACCACGAGCAGTTTCTGAAGGCTCTGCAAAATGCGGTCACCACGTTTGTCAACCGCATGAAGAGTAACCACATGCGAGGCCGCAGCATCACCAACGACTCTGCCGTATTGTCCCTCTTCCAGTCCATTAACAACATGCACccccagctgctggagctgctcaacCAGCTGGATGAGCGCAGAA tgTACTATGAAAGCCTGCAGGACAAACTGGCCCAGATCCGGGATGCGCGTGGGGCTCTGAATGCACTGAGGGAGGAGCATCGGGAGAAGGTGCGGCGTGCAGCAGAGGAAGCGGAGCGCCAGCGCCAGATCCAGCTGGCCCAGAAGCTGGAGATaatgagacagaaaaagcag GAGTACCTGGAGATGCAGCGTCAGTTGGCCATCCAGCGACTGCAGGAGCAAGAGAAGGAGAGGCAGATGCGCCTGGAACAGCAGAAGCAGACCATCCAGATGAGAGCCCAGATGCCAGCTTTCTCACTGCCTTATGCCCAG CTTCAGGCCATGCCAGCAGCCAGTGGAGTGATCTACCAGCCCTCTGGGCCCAGTAGCTTCCCCGGCACCTTCAGCCCCGCTGGCTCTGTGGAGGGCTCTCCCATGCACAGTGTATACATGAACCAGGCAGCACAGGGGGGCACAGGACCGTATACAGCAATGCCTGTCACTGGGACAG ATCCCAACGTGGTGAATGCCTACATGTACCAGCCAGGGGCAGGCAGCGGGCAGGCGGCTCAGCAGGGGCAGGCAGTGCCCACTACAACCCCAGCGTACTCGTCCTATCAGCCAGCTGCAACACAGGGCTACCAG AATGCAGCATCACAGTCACAGAGCATCCCTGCCATCTCGCAGGCTCCTCAGGCAGGGGCTGTGAGCTACATGGGAAGCCAGTCGGTCTCCATGGGGTACCAGCCCTATGGCATGCAG GGCCTCATGTCGGCGCTGCCGGGCcaagaagcagcactgagcagcctgcCCGCGCAGCAGTCCTacctgcctgggcagcagcCCCTGTACCAGCAG ATGGCCCCAGCCGGAGGgcccccccagcagcagcagccccagcccacgCCAGCACCCgtgcagcaggcacagggcagCGGAGAGGCCCAGCTCATCTCGTTTGACTGA
- the HGS gene encoding hepatocyte growth factor-regulated tyrosine kinase substrate isoform X2, with protein MGRGGGTFERLLDKATSQLLLETDWESILQICDMIRQGDTQAKYAVNAIKKKVNDKNPHVALYALEVMESVVKNCGQTVHDEVANKQTMEELKEILKRQVETSVRSKILNLIQAWAHAFRNEPKYKVVQDTYQIMKVEGHVFPEFKESDAMFAAERAPDWVDAEECHRCRVQFGVVTRKHHCRACGQIFCGKCSSKYSTIPKFGIEKEVRVCEPCYEHLNKKAEGKAAAASELPPEYLTSPLSQQSQLPPKRDETALQEEEELQLAIALSQSEAEEKERMRQKTSYSMYPKAEPTPVTSSAPPVGTLYSPPVNSSAPLAEDIDPELARYLNRNYWEKKQEEVRKSPTPSAPLSLTEPVAQPGEAHPAPLSVVEQYQNGESEENHEQFLKALQNAVTTFVNRMKSNHMRGRSITNDSAVLSLFQSINNMHPQLLELLNQLDERRMYYESLQDKLAQIRDARGALNALREEHREKVRRAAEEAERQRQIQLAQKLEIMRQKKQEYLEMQRQLAIQRLQEQEKERQMRLEQQKQTIQMRAQMPAFSLPYAQLQAMPAASGVIYQPSGPSSFPGTFSPAGSVEGSPMHSVYMNQAAQGGTGPYTAMPVTGTDPNVVNAYMYQPGAGSGQAAQQGQAVPTTTPAYSSYQPAATQGYQNAASQSQSIPAISQAPQAGAVSYMGSQSVSMGYQPYGMQGLMSALPGQEAALSSLPAQQSYLPGQQPLYQQMAPAGGPPQQQQPQPTPAPVQQAQGSGEAQLISFD; from the exons ATGGGGCGCGGCGGCGGCACCTTCGAGCGGCTTCTGG ATAAAGCCACGagccagctcctgctggagACGGACTGGGAATCCATCCTGCAGATCTGCGACATGATCCGCCAGGGAGACACGCA AGCAAAATACGCAGTCAACGCTATCAAGAAGAAGGTCAATGACAAGAATCCCCACGTGGCACTCTACGCACTGGAG GTTATGGAGTCTGTGGTTAAAAACTGTGGTCAAACAGTTCATGATGAGGTAGCCAACAAACAAACTATGGAGGAACTGAAAGAAATACTCAAG AGGCAAGTGGAAACAAGTGTCCGCAGTAAGATTCTGAACCTTATCCAGGCCTGGGCTCACGCCTTCCGCAATGAGCCCAAGTACAAGGTGGTGCAGGACACCTATCAGATAATGAAGGTTGAAG GTCACGTGTTTCCAGAGTTCAAGGAAAGCGATGCCATGTTTGCTGCAGAAAGG GCTCCAGACTGGGTGGATGCTGAGGAGTGTCACAGGTGTCGAGTGCAGTTTGGTGTGGTGACACGAAAG CATCACTGCAGGGCCTGCGGGCAGATCTTCTGTGGCAAATGTTCTTCCAAGTATTCCACCATCCCCAAATTCGGGATTGAGAAGGAAGTGAGAGTCTGTGAGCCCTGTTATGAGCATCTCAACAA gaaagctgagggtaaagctgctgctgcctctgaaCTGCCCCCTGAGTACCTGACCAGCCCCCTCTCTCAGCAGTCCCAG CTGCCCCCAAAGCGTGATGAGACAGCTCTGCAAGAAGAAGAAGAGCTCCAGCTAGCCATTGCCTTGTCTCAGTCGGAGGctgaggagaaggagaggatG AGGCAGAAGACAAGTTACTCCATGTACCCGAAGGCTGAGCCCACACCGGTCACGTCGTCAGCTCCTCCAGTGGGCACGCTCTATTCTCCACCTGTG AATTCTTCTGCTCCCCTGGCTGAAGACATTGACCCTGAG CTGGCTCGGTACCTGAACCGCAACTACTGGGAGAAGAAACAAGAGGAAGTTCGCAAGAGCCCCACCCCATCAGCACCTCTGTCTCTCACAGAGCCAGTTGCTCAGCCTGGGGAAGCCCACCCTGCCCCGCTCAGTGTTGTTGAG cagtaCCAGAACGGTGAGTCAGAGGAGAACCACGAGCAGTTTCTGAAGGCTCTGCAAAATGCGGTCACCACGTTTGTCAACCGCATGAAGAGTAACCACATGCGAGGCCGCAGCATCACCAACGACTCTGCCGTATTGTCCCTCTTCCAGTCCATTAACAACATGCACccccagctgctggagctgctcaacCAGCTGGATGAGCGCAGAA tgTACTATGAAAGCCTGCAGGACAAACTGGCCCAGATCCGGGATGCGCGTGGGGCTCTGAATGCACTGAGGGAGGAGCATCGGGAGAAGGTGCGGCGTGCAGCAGAGGAAGCGGAGCGCCAGCGCCAGATCCAGCTGGCCCAGAAGCTGGAGATaatgagacagaaaaagcag GAGTACCTGGAGATGCAGCGTCAGTTGGCCATCCAGCGACTGCAGGAGCAAGAGAAGGAGAGGCAGATGCGCCTGGAACAGCAGAAGCAGACCATCCAGATGAGAGCCCAGATGCCAGCTTTCTCACTGCCTTATGCCCAG CTTCAGGCCATGCCAGCAGCCAGTGGAGTGATCTACCAGCCCTCTGGGCCCAGTAGCTTCCCCGGCACCTTCAGCCCCGCTGGCTCTGTGGAGGGCTCTCCCATGCACAGTGTATACATGAACCAGGCAGCACAGGGGGGCACAGGACCGTATACAGCAATGCCTGTCACTGGGACAG ATCCCAACGTGGTGAATGCCTACATGTACCAGCCAGGGGCAGGCAGCGGGCAGGCGGCTCAGCAGGGGCAGGCAGTGCCCACTACAACCCCAGCGTACTCGTCCTATCAGCCAGCTGCAACACAGGGCTACCAG AATGCAGCATCACAGTCACAGAGCATCCCTGCCATCTCGCAGGCTCCTCAGGCAGGGGCTGTGAGCTACATGGGAAGCCAGTCGGTCTCCATGGGGTACCAGCCCTATGGCATGCAG GGCCTCATGTCGGCGCTGCCGGGCcaagaagcagcactgagcagcctgcCCGCGCAGCAGTCCTacctgcctgggcagcagcCCCTGTACCAGCAG ATGGCCCCAGCCGGAGGgcccccccagcagcagcagccccagcccacgCCAGCACCCgtgcagcaggcacagggcagCGGAGAGGCCCAGCTCATCTCGTTTGACTGA